In Gimesia benthica, a single window of DNA contains:
- a CDS encoding DUF1501 domain-containing protein produces MNLKQQQLQAVTRRHFLAQGSTGIGSIALGAMLAENNRAAANKPEQPEAPPFRLPAKAKHVIFLHMAGSPPQQELFDYKPELVKRNMQPCPDSFLKGRGFAFIKGHPKMLGTPYKFKQYGEGGTWMSELLPNFQKVADDVAVIKSMHTDQFNHAPAQLFLYTGAPRFGGASMGSWITYGLGSENKNLPGFMVLLSGGSDPSGGKSLWGSGFLPSVYQGVQCRTSGDPILYVSNPKGINREVRRRSLDALKKLNEFELKQFGNPETLTRINQYELAFRMQMSVPEAVDLTSETKATHELYGTTGGAPSFANNCLLARRMVERGVRFIQLFDYGWDMHGTSKGNDLITAVPNKAKDIDRPLYALITDLKQRGLLDETLIVWSGEFGRTSMNEARNGSTFLGRDHHPHCYTIWMAGGGIKGGVSYGETDELGYFVTEKKASVRDLQSTILHLTGLDARKLKVPYQGLDQRLIGPADEDHLLEGVLA; encoded by the coding sequence ATGAATTTGAAACAACAGCAACTGCAGGCGGTAACCCGCCGCCACTTTCTCGCCCAGGGGTCAACCGGCATCGGTTCGATCGCCCTGGGAGCGATGCTCGCGGAGAACAACCGTGCCGCCGCCAATAAACCGGAACAGCCGGAAGCGCCGCCGTTCCGCCTGCCCGCGAAAGCCAAACATGTGATCTTCCTGCACATGGCCGGTTCGCCTCCGCAGCAGGAACTGTTTGACTATAAGCCGGAGCTGGTCAAACGTAACATGCAGCCCTGCCCCGATTCGTTCCTGAAAGGCCGCGGCTTCGCGTTCATCAAGGGACATCCCAAGATGCTGGGAACGCCGTACAAATTCAAACAGTACGGCGAAGGCGGCACCTGGATGAGCGAGCTGCTGCCGAACTTCCAGAAGGTCGCCGACGACGTGGCCGTCATCAAGTCGATGCACACCGATCAGTTCAACCACGCGCCCGCCCAGCTGTTCCTGTATACCGGAGCCCCCCGATTCGGCGGGGCCTCGATGGGGTCGTGGATCACCTACGGTCTCGGTTCGGAAAACAAAAACCTGCCCGGGTTCATGGTGCTGCTCAGCGGCGGCAGCGACCCGAGTGGCGGGAAGAGCCTGTGGGGCAGCGGCTTTCTGCCGTCCGTCTACCAGGGGGTGCAGTGCCGGACCAGCGGCGACCCGATTCTGTACGTCTCGAACCCGAAAGGGATCAACCGGGAGGTCCGTCGGCGGAGCCTGGATGCGCTGAAGAAGCTGAATGAATTCGAGCTCAAGCAGTTCGGTAACCCGGAAACGCTGACCCGCATCAACCAGTACGAGCTCGCGTTCCGTATGCAGATGTCGGTTCCCGAAGCCGTCGATCTGACCAGCGAAACCAAAGCGACGCACGAACTCTACGGCACGACCGGCGGTGCGCCTTCGTTCGCGAACAACTGCCTATTGGCCCGCCGAATGGTGGAACGGGGCGTGCGGTTCATCCAGCTGTTCGACTACGGCTGGGACATGCACGGCACAAGCAAGGGGAACGACCTGATCACCGCGGTGCCGAACAAGGCCAAAGACATCGACCGCCCGCTGTACGCGTTGATTACCGACCTCAAGCAGCGGGGTCTATTGGATGAAACGCTGATCGTCTGGAGCGGCGAATTCGGCCGCACCTCGATGAACGAAGCCCGCAACGGCTCCACCTTCCTGGGCCGCGACCACCACCCGCACTGCTACACCATCTGGATGGCCGGCGGCGGCATCAAAGGCGGCGTCTCCTACGGCGAAACCGACGAACTCGGCTACTTCGTCACCGAAAAGAAAGCCAGCGTCCGCGATCTGCAGTCAACGATTCTGCATCTGACGGGGCTCGACGCCCGCAAGCTGAAGGTGCCGTACCAGGGGTTGGATCAGCGGCTGATCGGCCCGGCGGATGAGGATCATTTACTGGAAGGGGTACTGGCTTGA